One Antedon mediterranea chromosome 1, ecAntMedi1.1, whole genome shotgun sequence genomic window, ACATATACCTCATGCATttctataattaaaaaactaTTCAAAACTTTCTATTTAAAAgtcaggtctcgggtccatcCTATAGTCGTCGCCACAGATTGACTTCTTCATCAGTACTATGATTACAGTAGTTGGGAAAATTAACGCTACAGTGGTTTATCATACCCAGTACTGTTTTGATCATGCGATCATTCTGGAAAACATCTCACACTGTTGAATAAAACTTGTATTCAATGCTTGTAGGTCCACTGCATGATCTTCAGCGACTAGAAGAGGCTGAGGATTCAAATGGTACTAGTAGTTCTAAGATGCAGCAACTAAAAAAACTGGAAAATGAGATCCAGAGTCTATCTAGCAGACGACATCAGTTGAAATGGAGACTAGAAATGGCATATGAAAAGGTAATGTCTGCTAGAAAAtaaaactgtactgtactagtagcgctgtctacactatcaaactagtttaacaaaaaaagtgtcccaaatatggtagtgatatgacatcatcgtgtccataaatgggcacatcacaaagtTTGCCAGTAGTGTTAAAAATCAATACCAAACCATAGGGTTTTAtacactttttttcaaatgcatttAAACATAGTATTAGAAAATCTATGGATTCACCTTCTGCTGTATAATAACTATACAGTATGCCAACTGGGGTGGGATActgttatattaaatattttatcaaacaCTGTACATTCCTTTATCAAACACTGTACATTCCTTTACCAAACACTGTACATTCCTTTACCAAACACTGTACATTCCTTTATCAAACACTGTAcattcctaaagctctgtctacactatcaaactttatgtgacaaaattaatgtgatgtacccatagacatgatgatgtcatagccctaccatatttaagcatatcactaccatatttgggtacatcacacttttttttcacataaagtttgatagtgtagaaagaacttaaagatgtattgtccctttgactaattccaaaaaaataaaagatttagaaaaaaagtgggtcattttgaagtacagtatcataatagttattaactttcaccaaaaattagttgaaaaaaaaatcatttaactgaaatacagatgtgttttttgttcaaaaaataactttgacttccagtcaaagtttttgatcaaaacatatctcataatgcaatgcgcttgtttggctactctgtatgcataatcataaaacttcctcgcgatctatgtgaaaacaccttctcaaccgtgacaagttgtaaacaatccttaGCATATCATGCATAacgcatactcatggtttgaaatctttgtttactttcgctcgcgattttccagacgaatgtaataaaactaatttacctgttaattacgtaaacttgctGTATTttgctcgaattttcgacttacagtgaataactttaatattactttgatatgaccaatttaaatttagaatattttgatcttcattttttgtgtgtcaagggacaatacatctttaataaactCTTGTGCTGTCTTTATTTACCTTCCTGCcgtgattttttatttttagataataCACAAATTGTTGACTGGAGACAAAAATGAGAATATGTCGGATCTAGCATCATCAGATGTTTACCAAGTGTCCTGCGATGCAGTCAGCAATGCTAGGAACCAAAAACTACAACaaattcataatttatataGGCTTACAGGTATGCATATTTCAATACTATTTttagttcattcattcattttatttagttaaaatcATTGTCAACATGTATACAAAACAACAAGgaaaaaaatggttaaaatggtataaaactgaaattaaacaatattaatttacatCTGTAACCACATTGATGATAATACCATTACCCTGTGTTATGACTTTTTCATATTGTGAACAACAAATTACAAATTAGCCAGGAATACAATCTGAAACAATGTTATAGAAATATTCTAACTGCTTTGattaatatttgatattttacCTTAAATTTTCCCTAAAAGCTACTACAATTTCCGATAATActttatgtaataaaatatattttaacactgtATCAATGTTCAGTAAAAGCTATGATTGAGAATTTAGTGTTTTTAAACCTAATTTATTACTTTCTATTTTAATTCTTTAAGGAATATCAATAAAAGAGATCAAAAGGAATGTTGTGCGGTTGACCTTTGACACTTTCAGTAATGGTCAATTTTTTGAGTCTTACTATATTGAGGTCAAAGGATATAATGAGCTCTCCGTGGGAAATCACTCTCTACCACATTTCATACCGGTGATCAAAATCGCAGAACAACATTTGGCTGATGGTCTACGTACGTTTGCGCAGACTGTAATGAACATGTTGAGGGCGTTTGTTTGTCGTCGACAGTTTGTTAAAAACCTGCAGGTAATAATAAGGTCAAGGCGCATTTGAAtacttatttataattgttGGTGCAGCAAGcaaacatttttacatttataagcTCAGGGTGCTTTTGAATACTTATAATTTTTTATGCATCTATCCAACTTTTTATGTAACTTTGGCCTATGACACAATAACATGGTGATAATGcaatatatgtataaatagaGTAGCAATATTAACACACATAATACTGTACTTGTGTTTTACTCAGTGATTTTAGAAACCACTATAATTATATACCTTCTTTATCAGCaaagtacttctatgaatgaaTGAGCAGAAATGCTAtctgatcatacccagtaccatCCTGATTTCACGATCAGGAAAATACCTCAcgtttttattaatctttttcAGACCCATTTGTCAGATTATTTAGTGAATGAGATCAGCTCGAGCAACTCGTATGATTTCTGCTGTTTGTCATTGACAGACTTTCCAGGCCTAGAAATACAGATGATGTCTTCCCTTGATAAAAGCCACCCGAGTCATATCAAAGTGATTAAGCTGCACAGTAAGTATTATTGTTGCTTGTAtatagttttttgttttaatttagttaaagtttatttgttttatagttttatgatttagtttatttttcaatatgttCTATTTTGTGAGTGTCACTGATTCAAAGGTACAtggtcaataaataaataagcttAGTGCTTTGgaagctaggctagctaggttcaaatctttttttttttttttttattcagtatacatatgcaaaagaaaaacaaaaccgACACAGCGGTGACATGaggcaaaacaaaataaataaaaaggttcaaatcaaatcaaatcaaatgtttTTATGACATAATAAAGACTTGTGAAGCATGCGTGTAGACTGAGCATCTAAAATTTCACCCTtgaaaaataagttttttattaaactttcttGGGTTATCCTCAGTTCATtcagttaatatttattttttttcttgtactttttttttatttgtgtctGTTGTTTGCAGCATCCTCTATCATAGTTTTCAAAACACTCTTAAAAACccatcttttttctttgtaatttcttttctgttttttctCTCAGCGATTTGGGACAATCTTTTGATCTCTTgataaatcgaacaacattacattCATAAAATTGAATGAAATGTACTTTTTATTCCAtctataaatcttttaaaacttTATACAGGAGACAGTTTTATCCTGCATTTACAAAGTCATTATACATTTAATCTTTTCAGAACGGTCTCGTGTTATTTCTGAATTGGAACAAGAAAGATTATCAAGAATTACTAAGTCATTACTTGTTGCACAAATGCCAGAAGTTAATCTGTTATtgcaaaataattgattattaatgGATGAGTTCAATAATGCaatttcaaaaaatgttattattaatttttgtaagcataaaaatgttgaatatttacaaataataaaattctcTCGGTACAAATGCAATTATAGCActgtttcattttgtttatacagACGTATAACTTTTTCGTACGCCATTACTAGTATTCCTACTATCAACATATGCAGCTGATTCTCTatatagtacagagatt contains:
- the LOC140049867 gene encoding centromere protein O-like is translated as MEKFRYHSGPLHDLQRLEEAEDSNGTSSSKMQQLKKLENEIQSLSSRRHQLKWRLEMAYEKIIHKLLTGDKNENMSDLASSDVYQVSCDAVSNARNQKLQQIHNLYRLTGISIKEIKRNVVRLTFDTFSNGQFFESYYIEVKGYNELSVGNHSLPHFIPVIKIAEQHLADGLRTFAQTVMNMLRAFVCRRQFVKNLQTHLSDYLVNEISSSNSYDFCCLSLTDFPGLEIQMMSSLDKSHPSHIKVIKLHKRSRVISELEQERLSRITKSLLVAQMPEVNLLLQNN